A DNA window from Nerophis lumbriciformis linkage group LG33, RoL_Nlum_v2.1, whole genome shotgun sequence contains the following coding sequences:
- the LOC133575736 gene encoding major histocompatibility complex class I-related gene protein-like isoform X1, which produces MCERTIAKYEEELCPTKEAKERQHQLLDVYYKKHHQVVLHRTDVQQPPHMKEEEEEVWITQEGECLLGQEEDDVSKFPLTVVSVKTEEHEDKPPESSQLHHSPIVQTHSVTPVIHSLKYFTTASSQVPNFPEFVEVGYVDEVEISYYDNNIRKAESKQDWMNKITAEDPNYWQRQTEMNVVNEHVFKDNIEKVMKRFNQTGGVHIVQMMSGCEWNDETDEVQGWKQYSYDGEDFISLDMKTWTWTAAKQQAFPSKLKWDQDILYLDYQKYYFTKECPSYLKKYVEYGKKVLMRTELPEVFLLQKTPSSPVSCMATGFYPDLADLFWRKDGEQIFEDVEHGELLPNPDGTFQMSVELKVEVTAEVEGKYECVFQLSGVEEDLVTKLERRSILSNASHEGNVSLTATLAVLAVVVLLIIIFIIKRRRSRQAKYDPAAGDAGNELSERREG; this is translated from the exons acgtccagcagccccctcacatgaaagaggaagaggaggaagtgtggatcactcaggagggagagtgtcttctagggcaggaggaggatgatgtcagcaagtttccactgactgttgtctctgtgaagactgaagagcatgaagacaaaccacctgagtcctcacagcttcatcacagtccaa TTGTACAAACACACAGCGTGACGCCTG TGATTCATTCACTCAAGTATTTCACCACTGCAtcctctcaagttccaaacttcccagagTTTGTGGAGGTTGGTTATGTTGATGAAGTTGAGATTAGTTACTATGACAACAACATCAGGAAAGCAGAATccaaacaggactggatgaacaaaatcacagcagaggaTCCAAACTACTGGCAGAGACAAACAGAGATGAATGTTGTTAATGAACATGTCTTCAAAGACAACATTGAAAAagtcatgaagcgtttcaaccaaactggag GTGTTCACATTGTCCAGATGATGTcaggatgtgaatggaatgatgagactgatgaggtTCAAGGTTGGAAGCAGTACAgttatgatggagaagatttCATATCGTTGGACATGAAAACATGGACATGGACTGCAGCAAAACAACAAGCTTTCCCCTCCAAACTCAAGTGGGACCAAGACATACTTTATCTAGACTACCAGAAGTATTATTTCACTAAGGAAtgtccttcttacttgaagaagtatgtggagtatgggaagaaggtcctaatgagaacag AGCTTCCGGAGgtgttcctcctccagaagacgccatcctctccggtcagctgcatggcgacaggtttctaccccgacCTAGCCGACttgttttggaggaaagacggcgagcagatcttcgaggacgtggagcacggagagctgctccccaaccccgacggaaccttccagatgtcggtggagctgaaagtggaggtgacggccgaggtggagggcaagtacgaatgtgtgttccagctgtctggcgtcgaggaggacctggtcaccaagctggagagaagaagcatcctgagcaacgcaagccatgaag GCAACGTGAGCCTCACTGCCACGCTGGCGGTCCTCGCTGTGGTGGTCCTCttgatcatcatcttcatcatcaagcGTCGCCGAAGCAGACAAG CCAAATACGATCCAGCTG CTGGTGACGCTGGTAACGAGCTCTCAGAGAGACGTGAAGGCTGA